In Pseudochaenichthys georgianus unplaced genomic scaffold, fPseGeo1.2 scaffold_2014_arrow_ctg1, whole genome shotgun sequence, a single window of DNA contains:
- the LOC117441823 gene encoding ubiquitin-associated protein 1-like yields the protein MDGVPLRIPQCASQEVEDDMEVIVPDYLNTLQDTEYGFSLENWVLAGLQSGFIAQQSPPRCSPSRLQPSCPPYWMMFSSPQQSRLASRHCSDFWEPTPRPRSHSLNSDFLRSKMAVSDSEDDGEGGAVKDCSVGGRPAAPGGRGQRRAQAFVPDLLNPPSCLSSLPHQRRKNLRQCSLSVLDTPKQHNANADSRPHSHRTPTTRANTVDRLPSFYSHRTTYTRLSPDSCRESSPGWDWSADLLSALSPEERELLGAVTARGYPLRTAIMALQRTGRQTPDQVSHCYIH from the exons atgGACGGTGTCCCTCTGAGGATCCCACAGTGTGCCTCACAGGAAGTGGAAGACGACATGGAGGTTATTGTCCCTGATTATCTGAACACACTGCAGGACACAGAG tatgGGTTCAGTCTGGAGAACTGGGTTCTTGCCGGGCTGCAGAGCGGCTTCATTGCCCAGCAGAGTCCTCCGCGCTGCTCCCCGTCCCGCCTGCAGCCGTCCTGCCCCCCCTACTGGATGATGTTCAGCAGCCCCCAGCAGAGCCGCCTGGCCAGCCGCCACTGCTCCGACTTCTGGGAGCCCACCCCTCGCCCGCGCTCCCACAGCCTCAACTCCGACTTCCTGCGCAGCAAGATGGCCGTCTCAGACTCGGAGGATGATGGAGAGGGCGGTGCAGTGAAAGACTGCTCTGTTGGAGGGCGTCCTGCTGCTCCAGGTGGGAGGGGTCAGAGGAGAGCGCAGGCCTTCGTCCCTGACCTGCTGAACCCCCCCTCCTGCCTCAGCAGCCTGCCGCACCAGCGCAGGAAGAACCTCCGGCAGTGCTCCCTGTCAGTGCTGGACACACCCAAACAGCACAATGCCAACGCCGACAGCAGACCCCACAGCCACCGGACCCCCACCACCAGAGCCAACACAGTGGACCGCCTGCCCAGCTTCTACAGCCACAGGACCACATACACG CGGCTCAGTCCAGACTCCTgcagagagtcctctcctggctGGGACTGGTCTGCAGACCTGCTGTCAGCCCTGAGCCCAGAGGAGAGGGAGCTGCTCGGGGCCGTCACTGCCCGGGGTTACCCCCTCCGTACCGCCATCATGGCCCTGCAGAGGACGGGCCGGCAGACCCCAGATCAGGTCAGTCACTGTTACATACACTAA
- the LOC117441822 gene encoding programmed cell death protein 7-like, whose protein sequence is MFLLQERELKLAADSVLCEVRKKQADVKRMQDILRSLEKLRKLRKEAASRKGVSTERECDEAFSSRLEQLRCVMKRRTGIYSAEEKALMVMLEGEQEEERRREQEKQVKKEREKQLQRKRRVDAMLFGEELPAACVLQPFRDYYTQAEHSLHALLQIRREWDVFVIPADRPDGSAVPPSWILPDGPCDAAWASALQSAE, encoded by the exons ATGTTTCTGTTGCAGGAGAGGGAGCTGAAGCTGGCTGCAGACTCTGTGCTCTGTGAGGTGAGGAAGAAGCAGGCAGACGTGAAGAGGATGCAGGACATTCTGAGATCTCTGGAGAAACTGCGCAAGCTAAGGAAAGAGGCCGCCTCGAGGAAAG GGGTCTCCACTGAGCGAGAATGCGACGAGGCGTTCAGCAGCAGGCTGGAGCAGCTGAGGtgtgtgatgaagaggaggacggGCATTTACTCCGCCGAGGAGAAGGCTCTGATGGTGATGCTGGAAggagagcaggaggaggagaggaggagggagcAGGAGAAGCAAGTGAAGAAGGAGAGGGAGAAGCAGCTGCAGAGGAAACGCAGAGTGGACGCCATGTTGTTCGGGG AGGAGCTTCCTGCTGCGTGTGTCCTGCAGCCCTTCAGAGATTACTACACCCAGGCGGAGCACTCCCTGCACGCTCTTCTGCAAATCAG GAGGGAGTGGGATGTCTTTGTGATTCCAGCGGATCGTCCCGATGGTTCTGCGGTCCCCCCCAGCTGGATCCTGCCTGACGGCCCGTGTGACGCAGCCTGGGCCTCGGCCCTGCAGAGCGCCGAGTGA